In Labrus mixtus chromosome 3, fLabMix1.1, whole genome shotgun sequence, a single window of DNA contains:
- the peak3 gene encoding inactive tyrosine-protein kinase PEAK1, whose amino-acid sequence MASGPGEQPPALPVKQHRSHSSRYSSLESDSVLLSPGGPNYTYIDVFPEAPDCHAAQCPIHQQYDPFQHQVRFFSDGTPPPVPKKRLARTLSLPETRAPPLSSLPPLQRQPQNFDNPLYMLAPIPDTYFHGETEEFQPVRGSPVPFLTLSQLSFDTPDEHLPCLFGSFDDQRAVFQEIQLRHLLFLRSTVQRVEAEILLQNEATEVDVSSFQPEDFLLCEGSKPKQIGDTVYFSLHSPKLPGRVLGLRVHQQTNESSSAHTKHQPSHVNVRDVIAHFQPRNAQRTDSSKLQTQDPSCSLKSDSNAARTCRDSTEFATDCMNINLCSVQSFLQKGHQVSVEGDLPNATLEDFVQESLSLQSEDCLDYDRQVCVLLVQVLIGLQHLYISGTAAELRPQEVLLVWPNRETEESASGVKRGCRTKEVEWEKTPGKGTIQMLWRTCGNPRVVLTPLSSSRPVSHLLTYIKSQLIALIQYCLNSQESATSSYQTGLLHVSSLLQSEHSAPQLADMVVMLQVILWGPCVPLFDRRGSVTTTVHNWLTVKRALLLMKLAERGLIQDRSGLDWEDCMCLRYLSFTDPEIIVSMAGQLWFTVNLE is encoded by the exons ATGGCCTCTGGTCCTGGGGAACAGCCACCAGCGCTGCCTGTTAAACAGCACAG GAGCCATTCATCTAGATACTCCAGCCTGGAGTCCGACTCTGTTCTGCTCAGTCCTGGTGGACCAAACTACACTTACATTGATGTCTTCCCCGAAGCCCCTGACTGTCATGCTGCACAGTGCCCCATACACCAGCAATATG ATCCCTTCCAACACCAGGTGAGATTTTTCTCTGACGGCACCCCTCCACCTGTCCCAAAGAAGAGGTTAGCTCgcaccctctccctccctgaaaCCCGTgcacctcctctttcttctcttcctcctctccaaaGACAACCGCAGAACTTTGACAACCCCCTGTACATGCTGGCCCCCATACCTGACACCTATTTCCATGGGGAGACTGAAGAGTTTCAGCCAGTCAGAGGGAGTCCTGTCCCCTTTCTGACCCTCTCCCAGCTGTCCTTCGACACCCCTGATGAACACCTGCCCTGCCTCTTTGGCAGCTTTGACGATCAGAGggcagtttttcaggagattcaGCTTCgccatttactttttttgagaAGTACTGTGCAGCGCGTGGAGGCGGAGATCCTGCTGCAAAATGAGGCCACAGAGGTGGATGTCAGCTCTTTCCAGCCTGAGGATTTCCTGCTGTGTGAGGGCAGCAAGCCAAAGCAAATCGGAGACACAGTTTACTTCAGCCTGCACAGCCCCAAACTCCCAGGGAGGGTGCTTGGTTTGAGG GTTCACCAACAGACCAATGAATCATCCTCAGCTCACACCAAACATCAGCCATCACATGTCAATGTGCGAGATGTTATTGCTCATTTCCAACCAAGAAACGCACAGAGAACTGATTCCAGTAAATTACAAACTCAAGACCCCTCTTGTTCTCTAAAGTCAGACTCTAATGCTGCTAGAACATGCAGAGACAGCACTGAGTTTGCCACAGATTGTATGAACATTAATCTGTGCTCAGTTCAGTCTTTCCTCCAGAAAGGACACCAAGTGAGCGTTGAGGGAGACCTGCCAAACGCCACACTAGAAGACTTTGTTCAGGAGAGTCTCTCACTTCAAAGTGAGGACTGTTTGGATTATGATAGGCAGGTATGTGTTTTGTTAGTGCAGGTGTTGATAGGCTTGCAACATCTGTACATTAGTGGGACTGCAGCTGAACTCAGACCTCAGGAGGTCCTTTTAGTGTGGCCCAACAGAGAGACGGAAGAAAGTGCTTCAGGAGTCAAGAGAGGTTGCAGAACAAAGGAGGTGGAGTGGGAAAAGACGCCGGGTAAAGGAACAATCCAGATGTTATGGAGGACATGCGGAAACCCTCGTGTAGTTTTAACCCCACTATCTTCTTCTCGTCCAGTATCTCATCTGCTCACTTACATCAAATCCCAACTCATAGCCCTTATTCAATACTGCCTCAACTCACAAGAGTCGGCCACATCCTCATACCAAACAGGGCTACTTCATGTGTCCTCTCTGCTCCAGAGTGAGCACAGCGCTCCACAGCTGGCAGACATGGTGGTCATGCTCCAGGTGATCCTCTGGGGACCATGTGTCCCACTCTTTGACCGCAGAGGATCTGTGACGACCACTGTACACAACTGGCTGACGGTCAAGCGAGCCTTGCTGTTGATGAAGTTGGCCGAGAGAGGGCTGATCCAGGACCGGTCTGGTCTGGACTGGGAGGACTGTATGTGCCTGCGGTACCTGTCATTTACAGATCCTGAGATAATTGTGAGCATGGCCGGTCAGCTTTGGTTCACTGTGAACTTGGAATGA
- the org gene encoding oogenesis-related — protein sequence MTIEISRDTMEQEQAQNTEITVERRDGVVQYVVRGLFWPFGIVVRACRGLFWVLGFRQPQEKAPATSSPARQSLAGRKRLHRVTRLLLSILPRWVQGALGYPVSSSIGRSLSPEIRVSPTKPCGKGSKRKQDELDEDEDEDQPTWVEALTQELADDEASEEDPDYEPSTIETESEEFCSHNGTGSDTEVEWQSEDITEVNPVVEQSSQSEVPLAEV from the exons ATGACGATTGAAATCAGCAGAGACACCATGGAGCAGGAGCAGGCCCAAAACACAGAG ATCACGGTCGAAAGGAGAGACGGTGTGGTTCAATACGTGGTGCGCGGTCTCTTCTGGCCTTTCGGCATCGTG GTACGCGCCTGTCGCGGCTTGTTTTGGGTGCTAGGCTTCCGTCAGCCACAGGAGAAAGCCCCCGCGACCTCCAGTCCTGCCCGCCAAAGCCTGGCAGGCCGTAAGCGCCTGCACAGGGTCACCCGCCTGCTGCTGTCAATCCTGCCCCGCTGGGTGCAGGGCGCCCTGGGCTACCCGGTGTCCAGCAGCATCGGGCGCTCCCTGTCCCCAG AAATCAGAGTCTCTCCTACTAAACCCTGCGGAAAGGGCAGCaagagaaagcaggatgagttggatgaggatgaagacgaggatcAGCCGACCTGGGTGGAGGCACTCACTCAGGAGCTTGCTGACGATGAGGCCTCAGAAGAGGATCCTGACTATGAG CCCAGTACTATAGAGACTGAGAGTGAGGAGTTCTGCTCGCACAACggcacaggaagtgacactgAAGTTGAGTGGCAAAGCGAGGACATCACTGAAGTGAACCCG GTTGTTGAGCAATCATCTCAATCTGAAGTCCCATTAGCTGAAGTTTAA